One window of Brevibacterium pigmentatum genomic DNA carries:
- a CDS encoding transglycosylase domain-containing protein, translating to MAKGQHTAKNIGRNTKNLLNYPRAGVSGWTRFLPSIRVLVVGGLSLVIALCVAFAVGYAATDIPEPNLEATGQTSTIYYSDGKTPIGQYKVEDRKSVEIDEISEPMQKAAIAAEDTSFYENRGISIKGLSRAVVGVATNQYAGGGSTITQQYVKNFYLTNEHSLDRKIKEMFISLKIDQQQSKDEILANYLNTIYLGRRSYGVEVAAQNYFDKPASELDVSESALLAAMIQRPGAADPSDNPEMYEDRFNYVVENMVDEGFITEEQAAKVEMPEVRKQNKESSLSGQKGYMWDFVRREALRKLDIDEAQLDRGGYNIVTTFDKDRMKAAEKAIKTLPQDQPEGMQAGLVSIDPDDGGIEAFYGGKNYLDQAFNASTQSHVQAGSTFKPFALVAGLENGVRLTDSYPGASPTTLNNDGTPWTVNNFGGSSYGPVSLLKATQSSINTAYAALNVQVGPDKTVDVAERAGLSENCTDKEMKAGDTGGCSIGLTPNPSNVLGTPSVKPIDMASAYATFAANGVHHETHSIKKVTKGAEDEEVYKAETKGKRVFDKAVGAETSYALSQVVQGGSGSYAQNLGRPAAGKTGTTNENKAAWFSGYTPNLATSVVLYREVDGKSVSIGSFGGRGEVTGGSFPVQVWTDYMQTALQGEKVEQFPARGELPEKPKPKNSNPAPAPKPEPKAPSGSNDGSDGDEEKEEPKAPIETPKDDENKDKDSDGDEKGKEEGSKDGSDEGSKDSDGSADGSKDDPPKDDPPKDDPPKDDPPKDDPPKEDPPGDGTEGGLPIEPPKSPGENG from the coding sequence GTGGCTAAGGGACAACACACAGCCAAGAACATCGGCAGGAATACGAAGAATCTGCTCAACTACCCCAGAGCGGGTGTGAGCGGATGGACTCGCTTCCTGCCGAGCATCCGCGTACTCGTCGTCGGCGGGCTCAGCCTCGTCATCGCCCTGTGCGTGGCTTTCGCCGTCGGATATGCCGCAACGGACATCCCCGAGCCGAACCTCGAGGCCACCGGTCAGACCTCGACGATCTACTACAGCGACGGCAAGACGCCGATCGGCCAGTACAAGGTCGAAGATCGCAAGTCCGTTGAGATCGACGAGATCTCCGAACCCATGCAGAAGGCCGCGATCGCCGCCGAGGACACCTCGTTCTACGAGAACCGCGGCATCTCGATCAAGGGTCTCTCCCGCGCCGTCGTCGGCGTGGCCACGAACCAGTACGCGGGCGGCGGTTCCACGATCACCCAGCAGTACGTGAAGAACTTCTACCTCACGAACGAGCACTCGCTTGATCGCAAGATCAAGGAGATGTTCATCTCGCTCAAGATCGACCAGCAGCAGTCGAAGGACGAGATCCTCGCGAACTACCTCAACACCATCTACCTCGGCCGTCGCTCCTACGGCGTCGAAGTGGCAGCTCAGAACTACTTCGACAAGCCGGCCTCGGAACTCGACGTCAGCGAGTCCGCTCTGCTGGCCGCGATGATCCAGCGCCCAGGTGCCGCCGACCCCTCGGACAACCCAGAGATGTACGAAGACCGCTTCAACTACGTGGTCGAGAACATGGTCGACGAAGGTTTCATCACCGAGGAGCAGGCCGCGAAGGTCGAGATGCCCGAGGTGCGGAAGCAGAACAAGGAGTCCTCCCTGTCGGGTCAGAAGGGCTACATGTGGGACTTCGTCCGCCGTGAAGCGCTGCGCAAGCTTGATATCGACGAAGCTCAGCTCGACCGCGGAGGCTACAACATCGTCACCACATTCGACAAGGATCGGATGAAGGCCGCGGAAAAGGCGATCAAGACGCTCCCGCAGGATCAGCCGGAAGGCATGCAGGCCGGACTCGTCTCCATCGACCCGGATGACGGCGGAATCGAAGCCTTCTACGGCGGCAAGAACTACCTCGATCAGGCGTTCAACGCATCGACGCAGAGTCATGTGCAGGCCGGTTCGACGTTCAAGCCCTTCGCGCTCGTCGCCGGTCTGGAGAACGGCGTGCGTCTGACCGATTCGTATCCCGGAGCGAGTCCGACAACGCTGAACAACGACGGCACGCCGTGGACGGTCAACAACTTCGGTGGCTCGAGTTACGGACCCGTCAGTCTGCTCAAGGCGACACAGTCCTCGATCAATACCGCCTATGCGGCACTCAACGTGCAGGTCGGGCCGGACAAGACCGTCGACGTCGCCGAACGTGCGGGCTTGAGCGAGAACTGCACCGATAAGGAGATGAAAGCCGGGGACACCGGAGGCTGCTCGATCGGACTGACCCCGAACCCCTCGAATGTGCTCGGAACGCCCAGCGTCAAGCCGATCGATATGGCATCGGCCTACGCGACGTTCGCGGCGAACGGCGTCCACCACGAGACCCACTCGATCAAGAAGGTCACGAAGGGTGCCGAGGACGAGGAAGTGTACAAGGCCGAAACCAAGGGCAAGCGCGTCTTCGACAAGGCCGTTGGTGCCGAGACCTCGTACGCCCTGAGCCAGGTCGTTCAGGGCGGTTCGGGCAGCTACGCCCAGAACCTCGGTCGTCCTGCCGCCGGCAAGACCGGTACGACGAACGAGAACAAGGCCGCATGGTTCTCCGGTTACACACCGAACCTCGCCACCTCGGTGGTGCTCTATCGCGAGGTCGATGGCAAGTCCGTGTCTATCGGCTCCTTCGGCGGTCGCGGCGAAGTCACCGGTGGTTCGTTCCCCGTGCAGGTATGGACGGACTACATGCAGACGGCTCTCCAGGGTGAGAAGGTGGAACAGTTCCCGGCGCGCGGCGAGCTGCCTGAGAAGCCGAAGCCGAAGAACTCCAACCCGGCCCCGGCTCCTAAGCCCGAGCCGAAAGCACCGTCGGGCAGCAACGACGGCAGCGATGGGGACGAGGAGAAGGAGGAGCCCAAGGCTCCGATCGAGACTCCCAAGGACGACGAGAACAAGGACAAGGATTCCGACGGAGACGAGAAGGGCAAGGAAGAAGGCTCGAAGGA
- a CDS encoding AMP-binding protein codes for MTVTEDFRAARDKLIELRSDYDAAREKFEWPRLTHFNFALDWFDKIAENNDNPALWIVEQDGSEGKWSFAELSARSNQVANHFRRAGIKRGDHVMVMLNNQVELWETMLAGIKLGAVLMPATTQLGPIDLTDRAERGQAEFVVAGAEDAAKFDDVDVEVVRIVVGGEPTRQQDYSYSDADDESIEFDPQGTSRADDLMLLYFTSGTTSKAKMVAHTHVSYPVGHLSTMYWMGLTPGDVHLNVASPGWAKHAWSNIFTPWIAEACVFLYNYSRFDANALMEIMDRVGVTSFCAPPTVWRMLIQADLSHLKNPPTKALGAGEPLNPEIIDRVHSEWGVLIRDGFGQTESTLQIGNSPDQELKYGSMGKALPGFDVVLIDPATGEEGDEGEICLRLDPRPIGLTTGYWSNPEKTAEAFEGGVYHTGDVASRDEDGYITYVGRADDVFKASDYRLSPFELESVLIEHEAVAEAAVVPSPDPVRLAVPKAYVVVSSKFAADADTARSILAYCREHLAPYKRIRRLEFAELPKTISGKIRRVELRAREDQLHPFSGEPVVEGNEYADTDFDLKS; via the coding sequence ATGACAGTGACCGAGGACTTCCGCGCGGCCCGAGACAAGCTGATCGAGCTCCGCAGCGACTACGACGCCGCCCGCGAAAAGTTCGAATGGCCGCGTCTCACACACTTCAACTTCGCACTCGACTGGTTCGACAAGATCGCCGAGAACAACGACAACCCGGCCCTGTGGATCGTCGAACAGGATGGATCCGAGGGCAAGTGGAGCTTCGCCGAGCTTTCCGCACGGTCGAACCAGGTGGCGAATCACTTCCGCCGGGCCGGGATCAAGCGCGGCGACCATGTCATGGTCATGCTCAACAACCAGGTCGAGCTGTGGGAGACGATGCTCGCCGGGATCAAGCTCGGTGCCGTGCTCATGCCCGCCACCACACAGCTGGGCCCCATCGACCTCACCGACCGTGCCGAGCGCGGTCAGGCCGAGTTCGTCGTCGCCGGCGCCGAGGATGCCGCGAAGTTCGATGACGTCGATGTCGAGGTCGTCCGCATCGTCGTCGGCGGGGAGCCCACCCGCCAGCAGGACTACAGCTACTCCGATGCCGATGATGAGAGCATCGAATTCGACCCACAGGGCACTTCGCGCGCCGATGACCTGATGCTGCTCTACTTCACCTCGGGCACCACTTCGAAGGCGAAGATGGTCGCGCACACCCATGTCTCCTACCCCGTCGGTCACCTCTCGACGATGTACTGGATGGGGCTGACACCCGGCGACGTCCACCTCAACGTCGCCTCGCCCGGGTGGGCCAAGCACGCCTGGTCGAATATCTTCACCCCGTGGATCGCCGAGGCCTGCGTCTTCCTCTACAACTACTCGCGCTTCGACGCCAACGCCCTCATGGAGATCATGGACCGAGTGGGAGTGACGAGCTTCTGCGCGCCCCCGACCGTGTGGCGCATGCTCATCCAGGCCGACCTGAGCCATCTGAAGAATCCTCCGACGAAGGCCCTCGGCGCCGGTGAGCCGCTCAACCCCGAGATCATCGACCGCGTGCACAGCGAATGGGGCGTGCTCATCCGCGACGGCTTCGGCCAGACCGAGTCGACCCTGCAGATCGGCAATTCGCCCGATCAGGAACTCAAGTACGGTTCGATGGGCAAGGCGCTGCCCGGTTTCGATGTCGTGCTCATCGACCCGGCGACCGGTGAGGAAGGCGACGAGGGTGAGATCTGCCTGCGCCTCGATCCTCGGCCCATCGGTCTGACCACCGGGTACTGGAGCAATCCGGAGAAGACCGCCGAGGCCTTCGAAGGCGGTGTCTACCACACCGGCGACGTGGCTTCCCGCGACGAGGACGGCTACATCACCTATGTCGGCCGCGCCGACGATGTGTTCAAAGCCAGCGACTACCGACTCTCCCCCTTCGAGCTCGAAAGCGTGCTCATCGAACACGAGGCCGTAGCCGAGGCGGCTGTTGTGCCCTCGCCGGATCCGGTGCGACTGGCTGTGCCCAAGGCGTATGTCGTCGTGTCGAGTAAGTTCGCTGCCGATGCCGATACAGCACGGTCGATCCTCGCCTACTGCCGTGAGCACCTGGCACCGTACAAGCGCATCCGACGCCTCGAGTTCGCCGAGCTGCCGAAGACGATCTCCGGCAAGATCCGTCGCGTCGAGCTGCGGGCCCGCGAAGACCAGCTGCATCCGTTCAGCGGCGAACCCGTCGTCGAGGGCAACGAGTACGCCGATACGGACTTCGACCTCAAGAGCTGA
- a CDS encoding CCA tRNA nucleotidyltransferase, with amino-acid sequence MDPQTAHNRLHDKLDELEHILGPLGQRFSSAGFELALVGGSVRDALLGRPMPDLDFTTDARPDDILRLISDWVDTHWDIGREFGTIGAVKSGVQIEITTYRAEAYEEDSRKPVVAFGTDLDADLVRRDFTIGAMAIRLPSKTFVDPHQGFDDLIAGRIRTPGAAADSFSDDPLRMMRAARFTSQLGLDPVPEVEEAMTAMADRIDIISAERVQVELVKLITGIDPVAGIDLLVRTGIAEHVLPEVSGLQLETDEHHRHKDVYQHSLTVLRQAVELEGRYAAVQEEAGMADDDPQRLRVPDFVVRFAALMHDVGKPATRRFQPGGAVTFYHHDAVGAKLTAKRMKALRFDKDTTKAVGRLVELHLRFYGYGDAGWTDSAVRRYVTDAGRLLSRLHILTRADVTTRNKRKADRLAFAYDDLEERIEALAKQEELDSIRPDLDGRQIMAILDIEPSPLVGRAYKHLLELRMEHGPLGPERAEAELRSWWETHGQ; translated from the coding sequence GTGGATCCGCAGACCGCGCACAACCGACTGCACGACAAGCTCGACGAACTCGAGCACATCCTCGGCCCGCTGGGTCAGAGGTTCTCCTCAGCCGGTTTCGAACTCGCCCTCGTCGGCGGTTCCGTCCGTGATGCGCTGCTCGGTCGCCCCATGCCCGACCTCGACTTCACCACCGATGCCCGCCCCGACGACATCCTTCGGCTGATCTCCGACTGGGTCGACACTCACTGGGACATCGGACGCGAATTCGGCACCATCGGGGCCGTGAAGTCCGGTGTGCAGATCGAGATCACGACCTACCGCGCCGAAGCCTACGAGGAGGACTCGCGCAAACCGGTGGTCGCCTTCGGCACGGACCTCGACGCCGACCTCGTCCGCCGCGATTTCACGATCGGGGCGATGGCGATCCGTCTGCCCTCGAAGACCTTCGTCGACCCCCATCAGGGATTCGACGACCTCATCGCCGGTCGCATCCGCACCCCCGGTGCCGCCGCGGACTCGTTCTCCGATGATCCGCTGCGCATGATGCGTGCGGCTCGGTTCACCTCTCAGCTCGGACTCGACCCCGTGCCCGAGGTGGAAGAGGCGATGACGGCGATGGCCGATCGGATCGACATCATCTCCGCCGAACGCGTCCAGGTCGAACTCGTCAAGCTCATCACCGGCATCGATCCGGTCGCCGGAATCGACCTGCTGGTGCGCACCGGCATCGCCGAACACGTTCTGCCCGAGGTGTCCGGACTGCAGCTCGAGACCGACGAGCATCATCGGCACAAGGACGTCTACCAGCATTCGCTGACCGTGCTGCGCCAGGCCGTCGAACTCGAGGGCCGGTATGCAGCGGTCCAAGAGGAAGCCGGGATGGCCGACGACGATCCGCAGCGTCTGCGCGTGCCGGACTTCGTCGTCCGTTTCGCGGCTCTCATGCACGATGTCGGCAAACCCGCCACTCGCCGCTTCCAGCCCGGAGGCGCCGTGACCTTCTACCATCACGATGCGGTGGGTGCAAAGCTCACGGCCAAGCGGATGAAGGCGCTGCGCTTCGACAAGGACACGACGAAGGCGGTCGGCCGCCTCGTCGAACTGCACCTGCGCTTCTACGGGTACGGCGATGCCGGGTGGACGGATTCTGCGGTGCGCCGCTATGTCACGGACGCAGGACGGCTGCTCTCACGCCTGCACATCCTCACCCGCGCGGACGTCACCACTCGCAACAAGCGCAAGGCCGATCGGCTGGCGTTCGCCTATGACGACCTGGAAGAGCGCATCGAGGCCCTGGCGAAGCAGGAGGAACTCGATTCGATCCGTCCGGACCTCGACGGTCGGCAGATCATGGCGATCCTCGATATCGAACCATCGCCGCTGGTGGGCAGGGCTTACAAGCACCTGCTCGAACTGCGGATGGAGCACGGACCGCTCGGGCCCGAACGTGCGGAGGCGGAACTGCGATCCTGGTGGGAGACCCACGGTCAGTGA
- a CDS encoding NUDIX domain-containing protein, with protein MTTPMPKPGPRTSRRTTVEEISAGGIVVDFSHPLLTVAVIARINRAGRIEWCLPKGHLEGTETPAEAARREVEEETGIAGQIICPLGTVDYWFTVTGIRIHKLVHHFLLRAQSGTLTVDNDPDQEAIDAAWVPFNDLRSRLSFANERRIVAAARPMVSRLEQ; from the coding sequence ATGACCACACCGATGCCCAAGCCGGGACCCCGCACGTCCCGCCGCACCACAGTGGAGGAGATCTCCGCCGGTGGCATCGTTGTCGACTTCTCTCACCCGTTGCTGACCGTGGCCGTCATCGCGCGCATCAATCGCGCCGGCCGGATCGAATGGTGCCTTCCCAAGGGACATCTCGAGGGAACTGAGACCCCCGCCGAGGCGGCCCGCCGTGAGGTCGAAGAGGAGACCGGGATCGCGGGGCAGATCATCTGTCCCCTGGGAACCGTCGACTACTGGTTCACCGTGACCGGAATCCGGATCCACAAACTCGTCCACCATTTCCTGCTGCGTGCACAGTCGGGGACTCTGACCGTGGATAATGATCCTGACCAAGAAGCGATCGATGCGGCGTGGGTGCCCTTCAATGACCTGCGTTCGCGGCTGTCGTTCGCCAATGAGCGCCGAATCGTCGCCGCCGCCCGACCGATGGTGTCCCGACTGGAGCAGTGA
- a CDS encoding DUF6049 family protein: protein MKPIPIRRMRFLTALLSTLLLLAGSVFAYPLLTAAPAAASTDANKDSDADKDEVSITLDEVTPWIDDKGTLTVRGTISNTTKKAVEKPNLSLQMSTRKLDSESRLDSWKQGQAQHRTVADLEHDGTEAREKAKKDNDADSDDDSGSTLDTSFEDTIDPGATAEFTFRVPADDLELSKSSPVSSWGPRGLAVQLGDETGLRASALGFTTWYPDPEFDQTKISVLAPVTLPGHSEGGLIPADRLNAAIAEGGSLDTIAKLLKHKELALAVDPRVIASFEAAIAEPPAADAPEEETEEPSAGKGDETQSPPVGAPENDDADSSAAELEAPEEQRKRLGSWYQDFMEAAQKHTIVALPYGDPDLSALRGTKIDRLSTFAQKQREIVKDVFPDARTDIAWPVAGSATKNGLRALKKSGNSTAIISDAQQPSITGIHDDAHSQTTITDDGESTIDTLVSDSKLTDMSAEAIAADNPAGALSELVAESAVIQSEAPYRTRSLFVPLPRAAASANWEQTVDDLSSAPWIAPTGVDEILDSGSESRGLLRTDSDAPHIRKRAVKSLAETRANQEDFNSVFSDRESADIRLDRELLTCTSAAWTLGRNANICAGQAREQSEKLMDSLRLRKGSSVLLVTGEKTTIPVTIVNDSPAEATLRIRMKPNTPQLRAQETETVKVPAAETMRVDVPVEGLANADVPTTIEMVTADEVVLPKHESLMVRVRADWENIGTAVIGLGLAVVFVIGLIKTISRGRPKIPEQQLADAMARAKTDDDPEKR, encoded by the coding sequence GTGAAACCCATTCCGATCCGCCGTATGCGATTCCTCACCGCCCTGCTGAGCACACTCCTGCTGCTCGCAGGGTCAGTTTTCGCATATCCGCTGCTCACCGCCGCGCCGGCAGCCGCCAGCACCGATGCGAACAAGGACTCCGATGCCGATAAGGACGAAGTCTCGATCACCCTCGACGAGGTGACTCCCTGGATCGATGACAAAGGCACGCTGACCGTGCGGGGCACGATCTCGAACACGACGAAGAAAGCGGTCGAGAAGCCGAACCTGAGTCTGCAGATGTCGACCCGCAAGCTCGATTCCGAATCCCGCCTTGATTCCTGGAAGCAGGGACAGGCGCAGCACCGCACCGTCGCCGACCTCGAACATGATGGCACCGAGGCCAGAGAGAAGGCGAAGAAGGACAACGACGCCGATTCCGATGACGACTCGGGAAGCACCCTCGACACCTCGTTCGAGGACACCATCGATCCCGGCGCCACCGCGGAGTTCACCTTCCGTGTTCCCGCCGACGACCTCGAGCTGAGCAAGTCCTCACCCGTGAGTTCCTGGGGCCCGCGGGGGCTGGCGGTCCAGCTCGGCGACGAAACCGGTCTGCGGGCTTCTGCCCTCGGCTTCACCACGTGGTACCCGGACCCGGAGTTCGATCAGACGAAGATCAGCGTGCTCGCTCCCGTCACCCTGCCCGGCCATTCCGAGGGCGGACTCATCCCAGCCGACCGACTCAATGCCGCCATCGCCGAAGGCGGTTCGCTCGACACGATCGCGAAGCTCCTGAAACACAAGGAACTCGCGCTGGCGGTCGATCCGCGCGTCATCGCCTCCTTCGAAGCCGCGATCGCCGAACCTCCGGCCGCCGACGCGCCGGAGGAGGAGACCGAAGAACCCAGTGCGGGCAAAGGCGATGAGACCCAGTCGCCGCCGGTCGGGGCACCGGAGAACGATGACGCCGATTCCAGCGCCGCCGAGCTCGAAGCCCCAGAAGAACAGCGCAAACGCCTCGGCTCCTGGTATCAGGACTTCATGGAGGCGGCGCAGAAGCACACGATCGTCGCTCTGCCCTATGGAGATCCCGACCTCAGCGCTCTGCGCGGGACCAAGATCGACCGGCTCTCCACCTTCGCTCAGAAGCAGCGTGAGATCGTCAAAGACGTCTTCCCCGATGCCCGCACGGACATCGCTTGGCCGGTGGCCGGAAGTGCGACGAAGAACGGCCTGCGTGCCCTGAAGAAGTCCGGCAATTCCACCGCGATCATCAGCGATGCTCAGCAGCCCTCGATCACCGGCATCCACGATGATGCGCATTCGCAGACGACGATCACCGATGACGGGGAGTCGACGATCGACACCCTCGTCTCCGATTCGAAGCTCACGGATATGAGCGCCGAGGCGATCGCCGCGGACAACCCGGCCGGGGCACTGTCCGAGCTCGTCGCGGAATCTGCGGTGATCCAATCCGAGGCTCCCTACCGCACCCGGAGCCTGTTCGTTCCACTCCCGCGCGCGGCCGCCTCGGCGAATTGGGAGCAGACCGTCGACGATCTGAGCTCGGCACCGTGGATCGCCCCCACTGGGGTCGATGAGATCCTCGACTCCGGATCCGAGTCGCGCGGACTGCTGCGGACGGATTCCGACGCTCCGCACATCCGGAAGAGAGCCGTGAAATCCCTGGCCGAGACCCGGGCGAACCAAGAGGACTTCAACAGCGTGTTCAGCGACCGGGAGAGCGCCGATATCCGGCTCGACCGTGAACTGCTCACGTGCACCTCGGCGGCGTGGACGCTGGGCCGGAACGCGAACATCTGCGCCGGGCAGGCCCGTGAGCAGAGCGAGAAGCTCATGGACAGCCTCCGTCTGCGCAAGGGATCGTCCGTCCTCCTCGTCACCGGTGAGAAGACGACGATTCCGGTCACGATAGTCAATGATTCCCCCGCCGAGGCGACCCTGCGGATCCGGATGAAGCCGAACACTCCGCAGCTGCGGGCGCAGGAGACGGAGACCGTGAAGGTGCCCGCCGCGGAGACGATGCGTGTGGACGTGCCCGTCGAAGGACTCGCCAACGCCGATGTGCCGACGACGATCGAGATGGTCACCGCCGACGAGGTGGTCCTGCCCAAACACGAATCACTCATGGTGCGGGTCCGCGCCGATTGGGAGAACATCGGCACCGCTGTGATCGGATTGGGCTTGGCCGTAGTGTTCGTCATCGGCCTGATCAAGACCATTTCCCGCGGGCGCCCGAAGATCCCCGAACAGCAGCTGGCCGATGCCATGGCCCGCGCCAAGACCGACGACGACCCTGAAAAGAGGTAG
- the murJ gene encoding murein biosynthesis integral membrane protein MurJ has translation MSSFSSLARSSAIMTAGTMTSRVLGFVKASMLATAIGVTAVQADAFDIANKVPNTLYMLLAGGVVNAVLVPQIVRASKREDAGTDFTNRLLTLSFLLLAGVSIIATAAAPLLVWLYSSGWSDEQMALATAFAFWCLPQLFFYGLYTLLGQVLNAKSSFGPYMWAPVLNNVVAIAGLAAFILIFGTNNASPHDLDTWSPDKIALIAGTATLGVAAQALILIWPLKRIGFKYKPTFGFRGVGLGTAGKVAFWTFSAMLIGQIGFLVISRVASGASIPGDGNASNAAYTTAYLVFMLPHSLIAVSLATALFTSLAKDAANNDTEAVVGDFSMGVRMVGFVNSFAAVAFIVLATPVAMIIAGEGREQATAIGLVIITMVFGLIPFSANYLAQRVFYAYEDAKTPFLIQLPQIIFQSLAVLSATIFPKSVTVAIIGLVMSLGYLTAMIISFAVLKKRLGAIDLREILTSHLKFLLAAIVAGGAGFGLLYFFPDFALAGRWQAFITTAIVGTVMLLFFIGACYLLKVRELHSIIGVVAGKLRKTA, from the coding sequence GTGTCCAGCTTCTCATCCCTGGCCCGGTCCTCGGCGATCATGACCGCCGGCACCATGACCTCTCGTGTGCTCGGCTTCGTCAAAGCCTCGATGCTGGCCACCGCGATCGGCGTCACCGCAGTTCAGGCCGATGCCTTCGACATTGCGAACAAGGTGCCGAACACGCTCTACATGCTGCTGGCAGGCGGCGTGGTCAATGCTGTGCTCGTCCCGCAGATCGTGCGTGCCTCCAAACGAGAGGACGCCGGTACCGACTTCACGAATCGGCTGCTGACGCTGTCTTTCCTGCTCCTCGCGGGCGTGAGCATCATCGCCACCGCCGCGGCTCCGCTGCTGGTCTGGCTCTACTCGTCGGGGTGGAGCGATGAGCAGATGGCGCTGGCCACCGCCTTCGCATTCTGGTGTCTGCCGCAGCTGTTCTTCTACGGTCTCTATACGCTGCTCGGCCAAGTGCTCAATGCGAAATCGTCGTTCGGCCCCTATATGTGGGCACCCGTGCTCAACAACGTCGTCGCGATCGCCGGTCTCGCCGCTTTCATCCTCATCTTCGGCACGAACAACGCCTCACCGCACGATCTCGACACCTGGAGCCCGGACAAGATCGCCCTCATCGCGGGCACGGCCACCCTCGGCGTCGCGGCACAGGCCCTCATCCTCATCTGGCCGCTCAAGCGGATCGGCTTCAAGTACAAGCCGACCTTCGGGTTCCGCGGGGTCGGTCTCGGCACGGCCGGAAAGGTCGCGTTCTGGACGTTCTCGGCCATGCTCATCGGTCAGATCGGGTTCCTTGTCATCTCCCGCGTCGCCTCGGGGGCGTCGATCCCCGGCGACGGAAACGCCTCGAACGCCGCATATACGACCGCCTACCTCGTCTTCATGCTCCCGCATTCCCTCATCGCGGTCTCTCTGGCCACGGCTCTGTTCACCTCCCTGGCCAAGGACGCAGCGAACAATGACACCGAGGCCGTCGTCGGCGACTTCTCGATGGGCGTGCGGATGGTCGGCTTCGTCAACTCCTTCGCCGCCGTGGCCTTCATCGTCCTCGCCACCCCCGTCGCAATGATCATCGCCGGTGAGGGACGGGAGCAGGCCACGGCCATCGGACTGGTCATCATCACGATGGTCTTCGGGCTCATTCCCTTCAGCGCGAACTACCTCGCGCAGCGAGTCTTCTACGCCTACGAGGACGCGAAGACTCCGTTCCTCATCCAGCTGCCGCAGATCATCTTCCAGTCCCTGGCGGTGCTCTCGGCGACGATCTTCCCCAAGTCGGTGACGGTGGCGATCATCGGCCTCGTCATGAGCCTCGGGTACCTCACAGCGATGATCATCTCGTTCGCGGTGCTGAAGAAGCGCCTCGGCGCCATCGATCTGCGGGAGATCCTCACTTCGCATCTCAAGTTCCTCCTCGCAGCGATCGTCGCCGGAGGGGCGGGGTTCGGCCTGCTCTACTTCTTCCCGGACTTCGCCTTGGCAGGACGGTGGCAGGCGTTCATCACCACGGCCATCGTCGGCACCGTGATGCTGCTGTTCTTCATCGGAGCTTGTTATTTGCTCAAAGTCAGAGAGTTGCATTCGATTATTGGCGTGGTAGCTGGAAAACTAAGGAAAACAGCCTGA